CGAATGATGAACGTCTGCAACCGACAGAGCTTTTTCCCGAAATGGCTACTTTGGATTGTGGCACCCTTAACTTCGGCGGTGATGAAGTGTTCACCAATACGGAAAACACGATCAAATATTTCGGGGAGAAAATGATCGAGCGTGGCATCAAACCTGAACTTGAAGTCTTCGACAAGAGCATGATCGACATGGCTCTTCGTCTTCACCGCAAAGGTTATATCCAATCCCCTATGCACTTCGACTTCGTAATGGGTGTAAATGGCGGTATCAGCGGAGAAATGCGTGATTTCGTTTTCCTTCGCGAAAGTATCCCCGCAGATGCCACATATACTGTAGCAGGTGTGGGACGCTATGAGTTTCCCCTCGCGGCACTGGCTATCATTGATGGAGGACATGTGCGTGTAGGTTTCGAAGACAATGTATATATATCCAAAGGAGTTTTAGCTCGCTCTAATGGAGAATTGGTAGAAAAAGTGGTTCGTATGGCCAAGGAAATGGGTCGTGAGATAGCCACTCCGGCAGAAGCCCGTCGGATATTGGGGCTTAGCAAATAACAACTCTAAAACTCACAAAATTCACTCAATACGTTTCGATAATGCAAAAGAAAGGAAACAAATACGGTACACACCGTGTTTTAGCCCCTCAAGGCGTTCTACCCCAGCCCGCTGAAAAAGTGGACAACAACATGGATGAAATCTACGACAATGAGATTCTTATCGATGTTAAGACTTTGAATATAGACTCTGCAAGTTTCACGCAGATCCATGAACAAGCCGGTGGAGATAAGGCTAAAATCGCCGAAATCATGCTTGGCATTGTAGCCAAACAAGGAAAGCATCGTAACCCTGTTACAGGCTCAGGCGGGATGCTTCTCGGCGTAGTTGAAAAGATCGGCGATGCTCTCAAAGACAAAATCGACTTGAAAGTAGGCGATAAAATTGCCACGCTCGTGTCGCTTTCTCTAACGCCACTCCGCATCGACAAAATCAAGGAAATTCGTCCGGATGTAGATCAAGTGGACATCGAAGGAAAGGCTATTCTCTTCGAAAGCGGTATCTATGCGAAGATTCCTAACGATTTGCCTGAAAAGCTGGCTCTATCGGCACTTGATGTGGCAGGTGCTCCTGCTCAGACAGCCAAATTGGTGAAGCCGGGAGATACGGTACTTATTATCGGTGCAGGTGGCAAGAGCGGTATGCTCTGCTGCTACGAAGCCAAAAAACGCGCCGGTGTAACCGGTAAGGTAATCGGTCTTTGCCACTCACAGAAGAGTACGGATCGCTTGAAAGCTCTCGGTTTCTGCGATCATGTATTCTCTGCCGATGCAACGAAGCCGGTGCCTGTAATGGAAGAGATCGAAAAGCTTACGAATGGAGAGATGTGTGATGTTACGATCAACAACGTAAATATCACTGATACAGAAATGACAAGCATCCTCTGTACGAAGAATGATGGTATCGTCTATTTCTTCTCTATGGCTACAAGTTTCACCAAAGCTGCTTTGGGGGCTGAGGGCGTAGGCAGTGATGTGACCATGATCGTTGGTAATGGCTATACCAAAGGTCATGCTGAAATCACACTGCAGGAGCTTCGAGAATGTGAGGCTTTGCGCAAAGTTTTCACAGAATTGTACGCTTAATTCATTAGAAATGAGCTGCTACGGAGAGATAATCATTGTCTCCGTAGCGTTCTTTTTTAGATAATCAGCCAAAGCTCACAATAACCATGGCAGAAAGTCGTAGAAAGTATTATTTCCCTGATGTCACCGATGAGCAATGGAACGACTGGCATTGGCAGGTCCTCAATCGAATTGAGACGCTCGACCAGCTGAAAAAGTACGTTACACTCACCGCTGAAGAAGAAGAGGGAGTAAAAGAATCGCTCAAAGTACTCCGAATGGCTATCACACCTTATTATTTGAGTTTGATAGACCCCGAGAATCCTAATTGTCCGATTCGTAAACAAGCCATTCCTACTCATCAGGAACTGGTACGTGCTCCTGAAGATCAGGTAGACCCACTTAGTGAAGATGAAGATTCGCCCGTACCCGGACTGACTCATCGCTATCCGGATCGTGTATTGTTCCTTATCACGGACAAATGCTCGATGTACTGTCGTCATTGTACTCGCCGTCGCTTCGCAGGACAGAAAGATGCTTCTTCTCCTTCTGAGCGCATCGATCGATGCATTGACTATATAGCTAATACACCGACAGTCCGTGATGTTTTGCTATCGGGGGGTGATGCCCTCCTTGTCAGCGACGAACGCTTGGAATACATATTGAAGCGTCTGCGCGAAATACCTCATGTGGAGATTGTTCGTATAGGAAGCCGTACGCCGGTAGTCCTTCCTCAGCGCATAACGCCTCAATTGGTGGATATGCTCAAAAAATATCATCCGGTGTGGCTGAACACTCACTTCAACCACCCGAATGAAGTTACCGAAGAAGCTGTAGAGGCTTGTGAAAGAATGGCCAATGCCGGTATTCCGTTGGGTAACCAAACGGTTTTATTGCGTGGAATCAATGATTGTACACATGTGATGAAGAGATTGGTACATTTGCTTGTAAAGATGCGTGTGCGTCCTTACTATATATATGTATGCGATCTTTCGCTTGGAATAGGTCATTTCCGCACGCCGGTATCTAAAGGAATCGAAATTATCGAAAACTTGCGCGGACACACCTCGGGCTATGCTGTTCCTACCTTTGTGGTAGATGCTCCGGGGGGTGGCGGTAAGATACCTGTAATGCCGAACTATGTTGTATCTCAGTCCCCACGACATGTGGTTCTTCGCAATTATGAAGGTGTTATCACAACCTATACGGAGCCGGAGAATTATCATGAGGAGTGTGATTGTGAGGACTGTCGAGCCGGTAAGCATAAAGAGGGTGTAGCTGCACTTTCCGGAGGTCAGCAGTTGGCTATCGAGCCTTCCGACTTAGCTCGCAAAAAACGCAAGTTTGATAAGAACTGATTGAATGAAAATAAGCTCCCTCCCCTTTGCAAAGCCATTGGGGAGAGAGTTTGCTTAAAGAGAGAAAGAGAGAAAGAGAGAAAAAATTGCCTTTTGTAGAAAAAATTATGCAGAGCCGGAGCATATCCATTTTCGGGATGGAGAAGAACACCGGCAAAACAGAAACGCTCAACTATATCATCAGGCGACTCGATGCCTATCGGCATAGGGTTGCCCTTACTTCTATAGGCATAGATGGTGAAAAGAGTGACCAGGTTACTCAGACGGCCAAGCCGGAAATAGTGGTACCTAAAGGGATGATATTTGTTACCTCCGAGCTGCATTTTCTAAAAAAAGAACTGATTGCAGAGATTATTGATGTCAGCGAAGATCGGACTGCATTGGGACGGCTCATCACGGCCTGTTCTTTGGAACCCGGTAAAATTTTGCTCTCAGGGCCTTCCACGACAGGAGGGTTAAGAAAAATGATAACTACTCTATCGAACTCCGGAGTGCAAACGACTATTGTAGATGGAGCTCTTTCTCGCAAGTGTCTGGCATCTCCTGTCGTTACCGATGCTATGATTTTAGCTACCGGAGCTGCTTTGTCCATCAATATACCTCAGTTGGTCCGTAAAACGGCTGCCGTGTATCGATTGATCTCTTTACCTACGGTAGAAGCCGAATTGGCAGAGAAATTAGATCCCATCGAACAAGGCATATGGGGGATAGACGAATCGGGCAACGTTTACGACTTGGGGATTCGTTCGGCACTGATGTTGAATGCATCTAACAGAAATGACCTGACTCGCTTCGGCAACAGAATTTATGTGTCCGGAGCCGTTAGTGATAACTTATTGGAACAGCTTCGCCTCTCTGATGATAAAATCTGTCTCATCATCAGAGATTTTACACGTATGTTTGCTTTGCCGGAAGCAGTAGATCGTTTTCTACAGAGCAAACATGAGATCAAATCTCTGTATGGAGGTAAGCTATTGGCCGTGACAATCAATCCGGTAGCACCCAGCGGGTACAAACTGAAATCCGAAGTGCTGCGCAGAGAGATGGAAAAAGCCCTCGGTATTCCGGTCTACGATGTAAGAGGGTTAAACACGCTTGAATGTTGATGAAACTACGGGAACAGATAAATAGCATTAGTGGCTTTCGCTATGTAATAGATGAGTTGTGCATACATTCATCTGTAGGGCGACGTTGTCTGATGGAGCAAGAATTCTTGACCGAGGCTTCCGATATTGAAGTGCTTCTTTCTCGTGTAGAAATAGCCATCTCATACCAAGCAGACCAACGAAAACAAAAAGGTCTGGATGAAATTGCACACAAATTAATGCAGCTACGTGACATCCAAGGGACGATATATTCTCTTTCACGCCACGTAGTTTGCACGGACATTGATTTTTTCGAGATCAAGTTCTTAGCAATTTTAAGTGAAGATATTCGGGATCTGATCCGTTTTTACCAGTTAGATGATCTCTCTTCTCCCCTACCCGATTTGTCGCAGATCGTTTCCGTTTTGGATCCGGAGGAAAAGAGAATTCCTCATTTCTATATATACGATGCGTATTCGGAGACATTGAGAGAGTTGAGAGACAGGCTCAAAAAAGAAACAAACGAAGACGCCAGGATCGAAATCCGCAATGAAAGTTTGCAGGAGGAAGACATAGTCCGTAAGCGACTTTCTCGCGAGTTGTCCCCTTATGCTGGAGGATTGGCTACAGCTCTAGAATTGTTGGGAGCGATAGATCTGTTATTAGCAAAGGTCAAACTATTCATTCAGCTTGGATGGAGTAAACCGGGTTCTGGTCATAGTGTTACGAACTATATGGGACTGGTACATCCACATGTCCTTAGCCTCCTGGGGAAAAAAGGAGAAAAGTTCCAGCCGGTAGATATAGCCCTACCCTCTCTGCCAACCTTAATTACCGGTGCTAACATGGCAGGAAAAAGTGTGCTGTTGCAAGGAGTTGCATTAGCTCAGATCCTCTATCAATATGGCTTCTATGTGCCGGCACAAAAGGCAGAGATATGCCCTGTAGAAAAAGTGATGCTTTCACTTGGAGATGCACAAGATATTAGACAGGGGCTTTCCTCTTTCGGGGCGGAAATGATGTGTCTTTCGTCCATTGCCGATGAGGCCAGACAGGGAAAGCAACTACTCGTTTTAGTCGATGAACCTGCAAGGACAACGAATCCCGTAGAAGGACAAGCCATTGTCAGTGGGCTATTGGCTATATTGAGCAGGTATAAGATCCGATCTCTCGTCACTACGCATTATGGCAGTATAGACATTCCATGTCGCCGCTTGAAAGTGCGTGGTTTTAGAGAAGACAAAGTGAACTTACCTCTACATGTAAATTCCCTCAGCAAATGTGTGGACTATACGCTTGAAGAAGTGAGCGAAAACGATGTTCCACACGAAGCAATACGCATAGCAGAGATCCTTGGGGTTAACGAGGCTCTTATGACAGAATGCAAACAGTTTTTGAACAACACGAAATAGCATAAAGCAAGAATACATATCATAAGTATGCAAAAAAGTAAAGTCGGAATTGATTTCTCCAAGGTAGAATATGCCAGAAGCATTGCCGGAGAAATAGCCGGTAACGTACAGACATTCGTCGAACAATACACGACTGTAGCCGTGGAACGCACCCTCTGTCGCCTAATCGGGATTGATGGAGTGGATGGCAATGCTGTTCCACTACCCAATGTATTGGTCGACCATCTGAAAGATCGGAATGTTTTGGGGCATGGTGCTCTGTTCTTTTTAGCAAATGGAATAGTTGCTACGGGAAAATCTCCTCAAGAAATTGCTGAAAGTGTGGCTGTCGGCGAAGTGGATCTTACCTCTTACCCCTTCTGTTCTGCCAATGTCATTGCAGATACATTGGCACCGCTCATAACAGGAGGGATGCAAAAAATAGCTGCCAACAGAAAGAGAAGAGAGGACTACATCGAGACTCTCGGAGAAGGGCCTAGACCTTATCTCTACGTTATTGTTGCTACTGGCAATATATATGAAGACGTTGTTCAAGCACAAGCAGCTGCTCGCCAAGGAGCCGATATTATTGCCGTAATACGTACTACGGGACAGAGTTTGCTCGACTACGTTCCTTACGGAGCTACGACAGAAGGATTCGGGGGTACTTTTGCTACACAAGAAAACTTCCGTATCATGCGAAAAGCCTTGGATGAGGTTGGAGAAGAGGTTGGTCGATATATCAGGCTCTGCAACTATTGTTCAGGTCTTTGCATGCCGGAAATAGCCGTAATGGGAGCACTCGAAGGCTTGGATGTAATGCTCAATGATGCTCTCTATGGAATTCTTTTCCGAGACATTAATATGCAACGTACTTTGGTGGATCAATACATGAGTCGTGTTATCAATGGATTTGCCGGCGTTATCATCAATACCGGTGAGGATAACTACCTAACCACTGCTGATGCCGTAGAAGAAGCACATACCGTACTTGCCTCGGATTTGATCAATGAGCAGCTGGCTCTTACAGCCGGATTGCCTTCAGAACAGATGGGGCTTGGACATGCATTTGAAATGGATCCCATGCTCGAGAATGGATTCCTTTTCGAATTGGCTCAAGCACAAATGACCAGAGAAATTTTCCCCAAAGCTCCGCTTAAGTATATGCCTCCCACGAAGTTCATGACCGGCAACATTTTCCGTGGTCATTTACAGGATGCGCTTTTCAATATAATCGGTGTATGGACCTCTCAGGGTATCCAACTGCTCGGTATGCCTACCGAAGCTATCCATACTCCTTTTATGAGCGACCGCTATCTTTCGATCGAAAATGCCAAATATATTTTCTCCAATATGAAGAATATCGGATCGGAAGTTGAATTCAAAGAAGGCGGTATCGTACAGAGCCGAGCACGTGAAGTGCTTGACAAGACCGTGAATTTGCTTGAAAGATTGAAGGAAGAAGGTCTCTTCTCTGCTTTGGAAAAAGGTATTTTTGGTGATGTAAAACGCCCGATGAACGGAGGAAAAGGTTTGAGCGGTGTTGCCAAGAAGGAAGTACACTACTACAACCCGACAATCGAGCTGATGAAAAACTTTAATATGAGTGGTAAGTTATGAGCGGTGGACTATATTCGACAGAAGGAAGAGATTTCGATCAGACATTAGATCTGTCGCGCATCAAGCCCTATGGCGACACGATGAATGACGGTAAGGTGCAGCTTAGTTTTACCTTACCTGTTCCGGCCGGAGATGAAGCCATCGAAGCAGCTAAGCAGCTCATCAAAAAAATGGGGATGCAGAATCCTCAAGTAGTATTCTTCCGCGAACTGACAGAAGGTTTTACTTTTTTCAACTGTTATGGCAGCTGCGAACATACGGTAGACTATAGCTCTATCTATGTGCCGAAGGTAGAATCTACTAAATGGGATATGGCTGAAACGGATGACTTTATCCGTGAGAATATCGGCCGAAAGATAGTAGTGGTTGGAGCCAGTACAGGCACTGATGCCCATACGGTAGGCATTGATGCCATCATGAATATGAAAGGCTTTGCCGGCCATTATGGTTTGGAACGCTATGAAATGATCGAAGCATACAATCTTGGCAGTCAGGTTCCGAATGAAGAGTTTATTGCTAAGGGAATCGAACTCAAAGCCGATGCTCTTTTGGTATCTCAAACAGTAACACAAAAAGATGTGCATATCAAGAATCTGATAGAGCTGGTCGAACTCATGGAGGCAGAAGGTCTGAGAGATAAGATGATCTTGGCCTGTGGAGGGCCTCGTATCACCTATGAATTGGCCAAAGAGCTTGGCTATGATGCAGGATTCGGTGCCAATACATATGCTGATGATGTTGCTTCATTCATCGCTCAGGAGTTCCATAAGAGAATGAATAACAAATAGAAATCGATAAAATATTTTCATCATGGAAAAAGATCAAATCAGAGAAGTGATCGCCAGGCGCGTTGCCCTCGAATTGAAAGATGGTGATGTAGTCAACCTCGGTATAGGTCTGCCGACGATGGTGCCCAATTACCTAAAACCCGGAGTGCAAGTATATTTGCAGTCTGAAAATGGCATGATTGGGATGGGCCCTGCTCCGGAAACAGGCAAAGAAGATCCTTATCTGATCAATGCAGGGGGAGGCTCCATTACGGCTATTCCGGGGGCTGCTTCATTTGATAGTGCTACCTCATTTGCCATCATTCGTGGTGGGCATGTGGATGTCAGTGTACTCGGAGCACTGCAAGTAGACGAAAATGGAGACTTGGCCAACTGGCTGATTCCCGGCAAGAAAGCGCCCGGTATGGGAGGAGCCATGGATTTGCTGATAGGAACCCGTAAGGTAATTTTAGCTATGGAGCATACTGCCAAGGGTAGCCCCAAAATCATGAAAAAATGCTCTTTGCCACTTACGGCAAAAGGACAAGTAAACCTGATTATCACAGAAATGTGTGTGATCGAAGTGTGCCCGGAAAAAGGCCTTGTCGTAACAGAAATACATCTGGATTTTACAGCAGAACAAGTACAAGCTGCAACTGAAGCTTCATTGACTTTTGCTTCTGAGATCATCCCGATGCAACAATAAAAAGAGTTTTTAGTATCACTACAAACCAAATAAACTTCAAGAATTATGAACTTTTCTCAGACACCCCAAGAACAATTGTTTCTTGAGATGATCCGCAGTTTCGCCGAGAAAGAAGTAAAACCTCTGGCGGCAGAAATTGACGAGCAGGAACGTTTCCCCATCGAAACAGTAAAGAAGATGGGCGAAATCGGACTGATGGGCATTCCTTTCCCCGTTGAGTATGGTGGTGCCGGCGGTACAAACGTAATGTATTCAATGGCAGTGGAGGAACTAAGCCGTGTATGTGCTACCACAGGCGTGGTTCTCTCTGCACACACATCTTTGTGCGCAACTCCCATCTACGAAAATGGAACAGAAGAACAAAAGATGAAGTATTTGCCGAAACTCTGTTCTGGCGAATGGATCGGTGCATTTGGACTTACCGAACCCAATGCAGGTACGGATGCTGCTGCTCAGCAAACTTTTGCTGAAGAAAAGGAAGATCATTTCGTACTTAACGGTAACAAGATTTTTATCACCAATGCCGAATATGCTCACGTATACGTGGTATTTGCCATGACAGATAAGAGCCAGGGCACACGTGGTATCACCGCTTTCATCGTTGAAAAAGGAACTCCCGGGTTCTCTATCGGAAAGAAAGAGCTTAAGATGGGTATCCGTGGTTCGGCTACATGCGAACTTATTTTTGAAAACTGTATCGTCCCCAAAGAGAATCTTCTCGGTCGCGTAGGCGGTGGCTTCAAGATCGCCATGAAAACCCTTGATGGCGGACGTATCGGTATCGCATCTCAGGCCCTCGGTATTGCACAGGGAGCTATGGACGAGACGGTGAAGTACACCAAAGAGCGTAAACAATTCGGTCGCAGCATCGCACAATTCCAGAACACGCAATTCCAACTCGCCGACTTGCAATGCCGCATTCAGGCATCTCGTTTGCTGGTTCGTTTGGCAAGCTGGAAGAAGGACATGAAGATGCCCTATACGATGGAGTCGGCTCAAGCCAAACTCTATTGCGCCGAAACGGCTATGGATATGACTACGAAAGCGGTTCAGTTCCACGGAGGATATGGCTATACTCGTGAGTATCCGGTAGAGCGTATGATGCGCGATGCTAAGATCACTGAGATTTATGAAGGTACCAGCGAAGTTCAACGCTTGGTAATCGCATCCAACTTATTAAAATAATCAAGCATTAGACTATGAATATCGTTGTTTGTATCAAACAGGTACCCGATACTACCGAAATCAAATTGGATCCTGTAAAAGGCACGCTCATTCGTGACGGTGTGCCCAGTATCATGAACCCCGATGACAAGGGAGCTTTGGAACAGGCTCTTCGCTTCAAGGACACACACAATGCTCACGTAACTGTGATCACCATGGGACCGCCACAGGCTGAAGCTATCCTGCGCGAAGCATATGCCATGGGTGCAGATCATGCCATCCTTGTCAGCGATCGTAAGTTCGGTGGAGCCGACACATTGGCCACAAGTTACACACTCTCTCAAGCTTTGAGAAAGATCGACCACGATCTGATTATCGCCGGTCGTCAAGCTATCGACGGTGATACGGCTCAGGTAGGGCCTCAGATTGCCGAGCAGCTTGACCTGCCACAGATCACATACGTGGAAGAAGCCACATTCGATGGCAAGCAAACTCTGACTGTTCGCAAGAGCACGGAAGAAGGACATGAGGTTTTGGAAGTAGAGCTTCCTTGTATGCTCACTTTATTGGCTACGGCTAATAAGCCTCGCTACATGCGCGTTCGTGGCATTATGGAAACCTTCGACAGACCTATTGAGTGCTGGGGAGCAAGCGACATTGATGTTGATCCGGAAAGAATCGGTTTGGCTGGTTCTCCCACGAGCGTCAAGAAGTCGTTCACTAAGGGAGCCAAGGCCATGGGAGCACTGCATGAAGATATCACTCCCGAAGAAGCTGCTGACATTATCTTCAATAAACTGAAAGAGAAATTCATCATCTGAACAACAAGCAACTATGGATAAGGAATTATATAAAGGTGTTTTCGTCTTCGCAGAACAACGCGAAGGAGTGATTCAGAACGTAGCCTTCGAACTCATCGGAAAGGCTCGTGAATTGGCAGACACCATCGGAGAAAAAGTAACGGCAATTCTTTGTGGCTATAAGGTTGCTGACTTGCCTAAGGAACTTATCGCTGCCGGTGCCGATACGGTGCTTGTCGTAGATGATGAGAAGCTCGAGAACTACCTTACTGAGCCTTACGCTCAGGCCATTACCCAAATTCTTCAGGACAAGAAGCCTGAGATCGTACTCTTCGGCGCTACGACTATTGGTCGCGACCTCGGTCCCCGTCTTTCTTCTCGCTTGCGTACAGGTCTTACAGCAGACTGTACATCGCTTGAGATCGGTGACGAACGCAATCTGCTGATGACACGTCCGGCTTTCGGCGGTAACCTTATGGCTACGATTATCAGCAAGGAGCATCGTCCTCAGATGTCTACGGTTCGTCCCGGTGTTATGCGTCGTAAGGCTATGGACTACAACCGCCAGGGTATGGTTGAGAACGTAACCATCACGTTTGACACAGCCAAGTTCCGTGTTCGCCTGATCAAGAAAGAGCGTGAAGACAAGAATATGGTGGACATCACGGAAGCTCACATCCTTGTCAGTGGTGGTCGTGGCGTTGGTTCACAAGACGGCTTCAGCAAGCTAGCCGAACTGGCTCAGCAGATCCATGCAGAGGTTTCTTCTTCTCGTGCTATGGTCGATGCCGGTCTTATCGGTCATGAACGTCAGGTAGGACAAACGGGTAAGACCGTTCGCCCCGACATCTATATGGCCGTTGGTATCTCAGGTGCCATCCAGCACTTGGCCGGTATGGAAGAGAGCGATTATATCATTGCCATCAACAAGGACAAATTCGCTCCCATTTTCCAGGTCGCCGATCTTGGTGTAGTCGGCGACTTGCACAAGATTGTACCCATTCTGACGGCTAAGCTACGTTCTGCCATGCAGGACAAGTAAGAGCCTGTTAGTATAACAAACCTTGTAGAGGAGCCGATGAGGCGAAGGGCTTTTGTGGCTCGTCGCATTCATTCGGCTCCTTTTTCATTCATCGAAGAGAGTTATGGAATTTCACAATCTGATCATCCAATCGAAAGATGGTATCACGACGCTGACCATCAACAAACCGGAGACATTGAACGCCCTCTCCTCTGAAGTCCTTTCCGAATTGGAATCGGCCATTGCCGTTATCGCTACAGAAAAGCCTCGAGTGCTGATCATTACCGGAAGCGGCAAAGCATTTGTCGCAGGAGCAGACATAGCCGAGATGCAACACCTGAGTGCAGCCGAGGGAAAAGCCTTTGGAGGGCTTGGAGCAGAGGTGTTCCGAAGGATAGAAGAATTGCCTTTCCCTGTTATTGCAGCCATCAATGGCTTTGCATTGGGAGGCGGATGCGAATTGGCCATGGCTTGTGACATCCGCATAGCTTCGGCTAGAGCCAAGTTTGGTCAGCCCGAAGTCGGATTGGGCATCACCCCCGGATTCTCCGGTACACAACGCTTGCCACGCCTTGTCGCTCCGGGTATAGCCAAAGAACTCATTTACACGGGGCGTATCATCGATGCAGAAGAAGCACTTCGTATTGGTCTTGTCAATCGGGTAACAACTCCGGAGGAATTATTACCTGCCACGATGGAAACGGCTCAACTCATTGCATCACGCTCAGCTTCTGCCGTATCAGCTTCAAAAGAGGCTATCAATCGTGGTACGGAGATGCATATTGCCGAAGGCATTGCTTTGGAACAGAATCTCTTCGGACTGTGCTTTGCCACAGCCGACCAGAAGGAAGGCATGGCAGCTTTCCTCGAAAAACGTAAACCGGCTTTCTGCTGAGAGCCAAAAGAATAGTTATTCACATACACTTTTAATCTCCAACAAAATGAAAATAGCAGTAGTAGGTACCGGAGCCATGGGCAGCGGTATCGTTCAATGTATCGCCCAAAACGGCCTGGACGTCTTGATGAAAGGGCGAAGCGAGACTTCTATCAGCAAATCGCTCAAAGGAATCGAAAAAAATCTCAACCGTCTGGTTGAAAAGGGCAAGATGTCTGCCGATGAGCAGCAAGCCGTTATGGCTCGTATCCGTACGACGATGGACTTCAATGACCTGAAAGATGCCGGTGTCGTGATCGAAGCGATTGCCGA
This genomic stretch from Porphyromonas gingivalis ATCC 33277 harbors:
- a CDS encoding 3-keto-5-aminohexanoate cleavage protein codes for the protein MEKLIITAAICGAEVLKEHNPAVPYTVEECVREAKSAYDAGASIIHLHVRYDDGTPTQDKNRFKEVMEAIKAVCPDVIIQPSTGGAVGMTNDERLQPTELFPEMATLDCGTLNFGGDEVFTNTENTIKYFGEKMIERGIKPELEVFDKSMIDMALRLHRKGYIQSPMHFDFVMGVNGGISGEMRDFVFLRESIPADATYTVAGVGRYEFPLAALAIIDGGHVRVGFEDNVYISKGVLARSNGELVEKVVRMAKEMGREIATPAEARRILGLSK
- a CDS encoding zinc-binding dehydrogenase; translated protein: MQKKGNKYGTHRVLAPQGVLPQPAEKVDNNMDEIYDNEILIDVKTLNIDSASFTQIHEQAGGDKAKIAEIMLGIVAKQGKHRNPVTGSGGMLLGVVEKIGDALKDKIDLKVGDKIATLVSLSLTPLRIDKIKEIRPDVDQVDIEGKAILFESGIYAKIPNDLPEKLALSALDVAGAPAQTAKLVKPGDTVLIIGAGGKSGMLCCYEAKKRAGVTGKVIGLCHSQKSTDRLKALGFCDHVFSADATKPVPVMEEIEKLTNGEMCDVTINNVNITDTEMTSILCTKNDGIVYFFSMATSFTKAALGAEGVGSDVTMIVGNGYTKGHAEITLQELRECEALRKVFTELYA
- the ablA gene encoding lysine 2,3-aminomutase; the protein is MAESRRKYYFPDVTDEQWNDWHWQVLNRIETLDQLKKYVTLTAEEEEGVKESLKVLRMAITPYYLSLIDPENPNCPIRKQAIPTHQELVRAPEDQVDPLSEDEDSPVPGLTHRYPDRVLFLITDKCSMYCRHCTRRRFAGQKDASSPSERIDRCIDYIANTPTVRDVLLSGGDALLVSDERLEYILKRLREIPHVEIVRIGSRTPVVLPQRITPQLVDMLKKYHPVWLNTHFNHPNEVTEEAVEACERMANAGIPLGNQTVLLRGINDCTHVMKRLVHLLVKMRVRPYYIYVCDLSLGIGHFRTPVSKGIEIIENLRGHTSGYAVPTFVVDAPGGGGKIPVMPNYVVSQSPRHVVLRNYEGVITTYTEPENYHEECDCEDCRAGKHKEGVAALSGGQQLAIEPSDLARKKRKFDKN
- a CDS encoding MutS-related protein → MEQEFLTEASDIEVLLSRVEIAISYQADQRKQKGLDEIAHKLMQLRDIQGTIYSLSRHVVCTDIDFFEIKFLAILSEDIRDLIRFYQLDDLSSPLPDLSQIVSVLDPEEKRIPHFYIYDAYSETLRELRDRLKKETNEDARIEIRNESLQEEDIVRKRLSRELSPYAGGLATALELLGAIDLLLAKVKLFIQLGWSKPGSGHSVTNYMGLVHPHVLSLLGKKGEKFQPVDIALPSLPTLITGANMAGKSVLLQGVALAQILYQYGFYVPAQKAEICPVEKVMLSLGDAQDIRQGLSSFGAEMMCLSSIADEARQGKQLLVLVDEPARTTNPVEGQAIVSGLLAILSRYKIRSLVTTHYGSIDIPCRRLKVRGFREDKVNLPLHVNSLSKCVDYTLEEVSENDVPHEAIRIAEILGVNEALMTECKQFLNNTK
- a CDS encoding lysine 5,6-aminomutase subunit alpha — protein: MQKSKVGIDFSKVEYARSIAGEIAGNVQTFVEQYTTVAVERTLCRLIGIDGVDGNAVPLPNVLVDHLKDRNVLGHGALFFLANGIVATGKSPQEIAESVAVGEVDLTSYPFCSANVIADTLAPLITGGMQKIAANRKRREDYIETLGEGPRPYLYVIVATGNIYEDVVQAQAAARQGADIIAVIRTTGQSLLDYVPYGATTEGFGGTFATQENFRIMRKALDEVGEEVGRYIRLCNYCSGLCMPEIAVMGALEGLDVMLNDALYGILFRDINMQRTLVDQYMSRVINGFAGVIINTGEDNYLTTADAVEEAHTVLASDLINEQLALTAGLPSEQMGLGHAFEMDPMLENGFLFELAQAQMTREIFPKAPLKYMPPTKFMTGNIFRGHLQDALFNIIGVWTSQGIQLLGMPTEAIHTPFMSDRYLSIENAKYIFSNMKNIGSEVEFKEGGIVQSRAREVLDKTVNLLERLKEEGLFSALEKGIFGDVKRPMNGGKGLSGVAKKEVHYYNPTIELMKNFNMSGKL
- a CDS encoding OAM dimerization domain-containing protein, which produces MSGGLYSTEGRDFDQTLDLSRIKPYGDTMNDGKVQLSFTLPVPAGDEAIEAAKQLIKKMGMQNPQVVFFRELTEGFTFFNCYGSCEHTVDYSSIYVPKVESTKWDMAETDDFIRENIGRKIVVVGASTGTDAHTVGIDAIMNMKGFAGHYGLERYEMIEAYNLGSQVPNEEFIAKGIELKADALLVSQTVTQKDVHIKNLIELVELMEAEGLRDKMILACGGPRITYELAKELGYDAGFGANTYADDVASFIAQEFHKRMNNK
- a CDS encoding 3-oxoacid CoA-transferase subunit B — its product is MEKDQIREVIARRVALELKDGDVVNLGIGLPTMVPNYLKPGVQVYLQSENGMIGMGPAPETGKEDPYLINAGGGSITAIPGAASFDSATSFAIIRGGHVDVSVLGALQVDENGDLANWLIPGKKAPGMGGAMDLLIGTRKVILAMEHTAKGSPKIMKKCSLPLTAKGQVNLIITEMCVIEVCPEKGLVVTEIHLDFTAEQVQAATEASLTFASEIIPMQQ
- a CDS encoding acyl-CoA dehydrogenase — its product is MNFSQTPQEQLFLEMIRSFAEKEVKPLAAEIDEQERFPIETVKKMGEIGLMGIPFPVEYGGAGGTNVMYSMAVEELSRVCATTGVVLSAHTSLCATPIYENGTEEQKMKYLPKLCSGEWIGAFGLTEPNAGTDAAAQQTFAEEKEDHFVLNGNKIFITNAEYAHVYVVFAMTDKSQGTRGITAFIVEKGTPGFSIGKKELKMGIRGSATCELIFENCIVPKENLLGRVGGGFKIAMKTLDGGRIGIASQALGIAQGAMDETVKYTKERKQFGRSIAQFQNTQFQLADLQCRIQASRLLVRLASWKKDMKMPYTMESAQAKLYCAETAMDMTTKAVQFHGGYGYTREYPVERMMRDAKITEIYEGTSEVQRLVIASNLLK